One Ricinus communis isolate WT05 ecotype wild-type chromosome 7, ASM1957865v1, whole genome shotgun sequence genomic region harbors:
- the LOC8264223 gene encoding transcription factor TCP4 isoform X2, protein MKGAVGEIVQAQGGHILRSTGRKDRHSKVCTAKGPRDRRVRLSAHTAIDFYDVQDRLGYDRPSKAVDWLIKKAKSAIDKLDELPPWHPTANDTNEAMETDQNVEPTEMPIGEQLESSGYTFQPHKSNYSSFVSPTIDPDALNDTMKSLFPTSSANSSMHFQSYPPDIISRTINHTEDLGLSLHSFQNQSLIHGQSQAGTSHTPSDELASAQVEYEPNLIGWSNNTSARSRAGGAFSFNPLPIPLQQAMFSQNSALSQRGSLQSNFSQSMHTWNDLTMSSPDHHRTQVIHQPFIFGSRFAPEALAGHSIPAQIHGQEEQRFVSDMPSSASPNSQH, encoded by the coding sequence ATGAAGGGCGCTGTAGGAGAAATTGTTCAAGCTCAAGGAGGCCACATTCTTCGGTCTACTGGCCGTAAAGATCGACACAGCAAGGTTTGTACTGCTAAAGGTCCTAGAGACCGCAGGGTTCGATTATCTGCTCATACCGCCATAGATTTCTACGATGTTCAAGACCGGCTAGGCTACGATAGACCGAGTAAAGCAGTTGATTGGCTCATTAAGAAAGCAAAGTCTGCGATCGACAAACTTGATGAGCTTCCACCTTGGCATCCAACTGCTAATGATACTAACGAAGCCATGGAAACGGACCAGAATGTTGAGCCTACTGAAATGCCTATCGGCGAGCAATTAGAATCTTCTGGCTATACATTTCAGccccataaaagtaattattcaTCTTTCGTTTCACCAACTATAGACCCTGATGCCCTTAATGATACTATGAAATCTTTGTTTCCAACAAGCTCCGCAAACTCTTCAATGCACTTCCAGAGTTATCCGCCTGATATAATCTCAAGAACCATAAACCACACTGAAGATCTTGGTCTATCACTTCATTCTTTTCAAAACCAAAGTCTAATTCATGGGCAGTCACAGGCAGGCACAAGCCATACACCTTCAGATGAACTTGCATCAGCTCAAGTTGAGTATGAACCCAATTTGATAGGTTGGAGCAATAATACTAGTGCAAGAAGTAGAGCTGGTGGTGCGTTTTCATTTAACCCTCTACCAATACCTCTACAACAAGCAATGTTCAGCCAGAACTCAGCACTTTCTCAGAGGGGATCCCTTCAGTCCAATTTTTCTCAATCTATGCATACTTGGAATGATCTTACTATGTCATCACCAGATCACCATAGAACACAGGTAATTCATCAGCCTTTCATTTTTGGCAGTAGGTTTGCTCCTGAAGCATTGGCAGGTCATAGCATTCCAGCGCAAATTCATGGGCAGGAAGAGCAACGCTTTGTTTCAGATATGCCTTCCTCTGCTTCTCCAAATTCTCAACATTGA
- the LOC8264223 gene encoding transcription factor TCP4 isoform X1: MRNLDFQINQQQQLQNPVYRETQQQNLDIQQPLHQQHRHLLQNNQEYGEALNLSQAEVEPSRQSLQFTKSRQRTGMKGAVGEIVQAQGGHILRSTGRKDRHSKVCTAKGPRDRRVRLSAHTAIDFYDVQDRLGYDRPSKAVDWLIKKAKSAIDKLDELPPWHPTANDTNEAMETDQNVEPTEMPIGEQLESSGYTFQPHKSNYSSFVSPTIDPDALNDTMKSLFPTSSANSSMHFQSYPPDIISRTINHTEDLGLSLHSFQNQSLIHGQSQAGTSHTPSDELASAQVEYEPNLIGWSNNTSARSRAGGAFSFNPLPIPLQQAMFSQNSALSQRGSLQSNFSQSMHTWNDLTMSSPDHHRTQVIHQPFIFGSRFAPEALAGHSIPAQIHGQEEQRFVSDMPSSASPNSQH, translated from the coding sequence atgaggAATCTTGATTTTCAGATAAATCAGCAGCAACAGCTACAGAATCCTGTGTACCGAGAAACTCAACAACAAAATCTTGACATACAGCAACCCCTTCACCAACAACACCGTCATCTTCTGCAAAACAATCAAGAATATGGGGAAGCCTTAAACTTAAGCCAAGCAGAAGTAGAGCCTAGCAGACAATCTTTACAATTTACAAAATCTAGACAGAGAACAGGAATGAAGGGCGCTGTAGGAGAAATTGTTCAAGCTCAAGGAGGCCACATTCTTCGGTCTACTGGCCGTAAAGATCGACACAGCAAGGTTTGTACTGCTAAAGGTCCTAGAGACCGCAGGGTTCGATTATCTGCTCATACCGCCATAGATTTCTACGATGTTCAAGACCGGCTAGGCTACGATAGACCGAGTAAAGCAGTTGATTGGCTCATTAAGAAAGCAAAGTCTGCGATCGACAAACTTGATGAGCTTCCACCTTGGCATCCAACTGCTAATGATACTAACGAAGCCATGGAAACGGACCAGAATGTTGAGCCTACTGAAATGCCTATCGGCGAGCAATTAGAATCTTCTGGCTATACATTTCAGccccataaaagtaattattcaTCTTTCGTTTCACCAACTATAGACCCTGATGCCCTTAATGATACTATGAAATCTTTGTTTCCAACAAGCTCCGCAAACTCTTCAATGCACTTCCAGAGTTATCCGCCTGATATAATCTCAAGAACCATAAACCACACTGAAGATCTTGGTCTATCACTTCATTCTTTTCAAAACCAAAGTCTAATTCATGGGCAGTCACAGGCAGGCACAAGCCATACACCTTCAGATGAACTTGCATCAGCTCAAGTTGAGTATGAACCCAATTTGATAGGTTGGAGCAATAATACTAGTGCAAGAAGTAGAGCTGGTGGTGCGTTTTCATTTAACCCTCTACCAATACCTCTACAACAAGCAATGTTCAGCCAGAACTCAGCACTTTCTCAGAGGGGATCCCTTCAGTCCAATTTTTCTCAATCTATGCATACTTGGAATGATCTTACTATGTCATCACCAGATCACCATAGAACACAGGTAATTCATCAGCCTTTCATTTTTGGCAGTAGGTTTGCTCCTGAAGCATTGGCAGGTCATAGCATTCCAGCGCAAATTCATGGGCAGGAAGAGCAACGCTTTGTTTCAGATATGCCTTCCTCTGCTTCTCCAAATTCTCAACATTGA